A window of the Brassica napus cultivar Da-Ae chromosome A2, Da-Ae, whole genome shotgun sequence genome harbors these coding sequences:
- the LOC106419916 gene encoding transcription factor MYB114-like, translated as MEGSPKGLRKGAWTAEEDSLLRQCIDKYGEGKWHQVPLRAGLNRCRKSCRLRWLNYLKPSIKKGKLSSDEVDLLLRLHKLLGNRWSLIAGRLPGRTANDVKNYWNTHLSKKHEPGCNTKMRKRNIPCSSTQPAQKNEVLKPRPRSFTVNNGCSHFNGKPKVDVIPLFLGVNNTNNVCENSITYKKDAEKYELVNNLMDGENMWWKSLLEESQEPDAIVPESTETEKLATSAFDVEQLWNLLDGETVELD; from the exons ATGGAGGGTTCGCCAAAAGGGTTGAGAAAAGGTGCATGGACTGCTGAAGAAGATAGTCTCTTAAGGCAATGCATTGATAAGTATGGAGAAGGAAAATGGCACCAAGTTCCTCTGCGAGCAG GGCTAAATCGGTGCAGGAAGAGCTGTAGACTAAGATGGCTGAACTATTTGAAGCCGAGTATCAAGAAAGGAAAACTTAGCTCTGATGaagttgatcttcttcttcgcctTCATAAGCTTCTAGGAAACAG GTGGTCTTTAATTGCTGGTAGATTACCCGGTAGGACCGCTAATGATGTGAAGAACTACTGGAACACCCATTTGAGTAAGAAACATGAACCAGGCTGTAATACCAAGATGAGAAAGAGAAACATTCCTTGCTCTTCAACCCAACCCGCCCAAAAAAATGAAGTTCTCAAACCTCGACCTCGATCCTTCACGGTTAACAACGGCTGCAGCCATTTCAATGGCAAGCCAAAAGTTGACGTTATTCCTCTATTCCTTGGAGTAAACAACACTAATAATGTTTGTGAAAATAGTATCACATATAAAAAAGATGCGGAGAAATATGAGCTCGTTAATAATTTAATGGATGGAGAGAACATGTGGTGGAAGAGTTTGCTAGAGGAGAGCCAAGAACCAGATGCGATTGTTCCAGAATCTACAGAGACAGAAAAGCTAGCAACCTCGGCGTTTGACGTTGAGCAACTTTGGAATCTGTTAGATGGTGAGACCGTGGAACTTGATTAG